One window of the Chanodichthys erythropterus isolate Z2021 chromosome 2, ASM2448905v1, whole genome shotgun sequence genome contains the following:
- the she gene encoding SH2 domain-containing adapter protein E, translated as MAKWFKDFPTSLKTGSDRIRSASESGTQSRPKPVLTVGTGSKGSLRKNSGAENGGSGGGGGVGSLLHGRNRKNSAIELGRNHSSTGSMKDGKIWEILIPGKSKKNTKMEGFEDHRTLRTTSLADAYMSRMIKVNDPKSSAGGSSPDSERAKSPIRTETIILEDYADPFDAEKTREQREAEREGENDGYMEPYDAQLIITEIRRRGSKDLLKVCVVLNGGESEGSGPPQIYDVPYEEVLEGIPLTRPESDPRPPAEYELPWEWKKEQIVRALSAQFDGVERMSKEESGSPTVKQQTLRHKSWTPKSLRPNPPSPTSPSSPSTTPDSETPIVDPTLPLEKQSWYHGSVSRQEAEAQLQHCREASFLVRDSESATSKYSIALKTSQGCVHIIVAQTKECGYTLEKSSCVFPSIPEVVHHYCTQRLPFTGAEHMTLQHPVPRTH; from the exons ATGGCGAAGTGGTTTAAAGATTTCCCAACTAGTTTGAAGACTGGATCCGACCGGATCCGTTCTGCTTCGGAATCGGGGACTCAGTCCCGTCCCAAACCGGTTCTGACCGTCGGTACTGGTTCCAAGGGGAGTCTGCGTAAAAATTCTGGAGCGGAAAACGGTGgcagtggtggtggtggtggtgtgggTTCCTTACTCCACGGGAGAAATCGTAAAAATTCGGCCATCGAGCTGGGACGGAACCACTCCAGCACCGGTTCGATGAAAGACGGGAAGATATGGGAAATTCTGATCCCTGGGAAAAGTAAGAAAAACACCAAAATGGAGGGTTTTGAAGACCATCGGACCCTGCGGACCACCAGTCTTGCTGACGCGTACATGAGCAGAATGATCAAGGTTAATGATCCAAAATCCAGTGCAGGAGGATCATCCCCAGACAGCGAGAGGGCCAAGTCACCAATCAGAACAGAAACG ATCATCCTGGAGGATTATGCTGACCCATTTGATGCAGAGAAAACAAGGGAACAGAGAGAAGCTGAAAGAGAAGGAGAGAATGATGGCTACATGGAACCTTATGATGCCCAGCTTATTATTACAG AGATTCGCCGACGAGGCTCGAAGGACCTGCTGAAAGTGTGCGTAGTGTTGAATGGAGGTGAAAGTGAAGGATCTGGACCCCCTCAGATCTATGATGTCCCATATGAAGAGGTTCTGGAGGGAATTCCCTTGACCCGACCAGAGTCCGACCCCAGACCACCGGCAGAGTATGAGCTGCCCTGGGAGTGGAAGAAGGAGCAGATTGTTAGAGCACTGTCAG CTCAGTTTGATGGAGTGGAGCGCATGTCGAAGGAAGAATCAGGTTCTCCCACTGTAAAACAGCAGACCCTGAGACATAAGAGCTGGACCCCCAAATCTCTTCGCCCGAATCCCCCCTCCCCGACTTCCCCATCATCTCCCAGCACCACCCCAGACAGCGAGACACCAATAGTTGATCCCACCCTACCCTTGGAGAAACAGAG CTGGTATCATGGTAGTGTGAGTCGTCAGGAGGCGGAGGCTCAGCTACAGCACTGTAGGGAGGCAAGCTTCCTGGTGCGAGACAGCGAATCGGCTACCAGCAAATACTCCATCGCCCTCAA GACGAGTCAAGGGTGTGTGCACATCATCGTAGCGCAGACTAAAGAATGCGGTTACACACTGGAAAAGAGCAGCTGTGTGTTCCCAAGCATCCCAGAAGTGGTGCACCACTACTGTACCCAGCGCCTACCTTTCACCGGGGCAGAACACATGACCCTACAGCACCCCGTACcacgcacacactga